From one Catellatospora sp. IY07-71 genomic stretch:
- a CDS encoding cytochrome c oxidase subunit 4: MKTEYRIFLGVAAFLFVMAIVYWFWSGAALSRYDWIGTTALTLSGLLCLMCGGYFWFVSRRLEPRPEDRRDAEIAEGAGEIGFFSPGSYWPFAIALAATLASLGLVFWMWWLIALGLLGAIVSASAMLFEYYTGTRRTAEH, translated from the coding sequence ATGAAGACCGAGTACCGGATCTTTCTCGGGGTCGCCGCGTTCCTGTTCGTCATGGCGATCGTGTACTGGTTCTGGTCCGGCGCGGCCCTGTCGCGCTACGACTGGATCGGCACCACCGCGCTGACCCTCAGCGGCCTGCTGTGCCTGATGTGCGGCGGCTACTTCTGGTTCGTGTCACGCCGCCTCGAGCCGCGCCCGGAGGACCGCCGCGACGCCGAGATCGCCGAGGGCGCGGGGGAGATCGGCTTCTTCAGCCCCGGCAGCTACTGGCCGTTCGCCATCGCCTTGGCGGCCACGCTGGCCTCGCTGGGGCTGGTGTTCTGGATGTGGTGGCTGATCGCGCTCGGCTTGCTCGGGGCGATCGTTTCGGCCTCGGCGATGCTGTTCGAGTACTACACCGGCACCCGCCGTACCGCCGAACACTGA
- a CDS encoding CsbD family protein, with protein sequence MGFDAKLHNVGQRVAGKAEEVAGRVTHNQRWEQEGRARVTAAHEEEAREKAKDVAKAQEAAGHISRDERLRLERRDV encoded by the coding sequence ATGGGTTTCGATGCGAAGCTGCACAACGTGGGCCAGCGCGTGGCCGGCAAGGCCGAGGAGGTGGCCGGCCGGGTCACCCACAACCAGCGCTGGGAGCAGGAAGGCCGGGCACGGGTCACCGCCGCGCACGAGGAGGAGGCCCGGGAGAAGGCCAAGGATGTGGCCAAGGCGCAGGAGGCGGCCGGGCACATCAGCCGCGACGAGCGGCTGCGGCTGGAGCGCCGCGACGTATAG
- a CDS encoding wax ester/triacylglycerol synthase family O-acyltransferase, translating to MEDGRLSALDMSFLCMENAASPMHLGAVAVFHSDERVRPEDVVTLLAQRARRVPRMRCKVNTTALGGAAWVEDPVFNPRNHILHHRLEAGGRDDLAALVSEVMTAPLDRNRPLWQLHLVSGLDGGRYALVAKMHHAMCDGQGAIGLGLGLLDGGEAFLSEAAGPVAAESPLASLARQGAELLARPEHAVGEVLDRAGTALGIASAVLGRMRAPQPSPLLTAPSGTRRAAFASLDLRELQRIRRKRGGTLNDLLLAVVAGAMRTWLTAHGQPLDVLRALIPASQRPRSAGSEDGNQLSAYLCDLPLGEPDPVRRLALIHEAMDANKTAGPRRGAGALPVLAGLIPPALHRFAAPLAAYAAPLLFDIVVTSVPLPPVPLHLGGGRLAELYPIAPLASGHALAIGLSRYRDAVHIGLYADGAALPDMEKLTEALPAALAELDV from the coding sequence ATGGAGGACGGGCGGCTCAGCGCTCTGGACATGTCGTTCCTGTGTATGGAGAACGCCGCGTCGCCCATGCACCTGGGCGCCGTAGCGGTTTTCCACTCCGACGAGCGGGTGCGGCCCGAGGACGTCGTCACGCTGCTGGCGCAGCGGGCGCGGCGGGTGCCCCGGATGCGGTGCAAGGTGAACACCACCGCGCTGGGCGGCGCCGCCTGGGTCGAGGACCCGGTCTTCAACCCGCGCAACCACATCCTGCACCACCGGCTGGAGGCGGGCGGCCGCGACGACCTGGCCGCGCTGGTGTCCGAAGTGATGACCGCGCCGCTGGACCGCAACCGCCCGCTGTGGCAGCTGCACCTGGTCAGCGGCCTCGACGGCGGCCGTTACGCGCTGGTCGCCAAGATGCACCACGCCATGTGCGACGGCCAGGGCGCCATCGGTCTGGGCCTCGGCCTGCTCGACGGCGGCGAGGCGTTCCTGTCCGAGGCCGCCGGGCCGGTGGCGGCGGAGTCGCCGCTCGCGTCGCTGGCCCGCCAGGGCGCCGAGCTGCTCGCCCGGCCCGAGCACGCGGTCGGCGAGGTGCTCGACCGCGCGGGCACGGCGCTCGGCATCGCCTCGGCCGTGCTCGGCCGGATGCGCGCGCCGCAGCCGTCGCCGCTGCTCACCGCTCCGTCGGGCACCCGGCGGGCGGCGTTCGCCAGCCTGGACCTGCGGGAGCTGCAGCGCATCCGCCGCAAGCGTGGCGGCACCCTCAACGACCTGCTGCTGGCCGTCGTCGCCGGCGCGATGCGGACCTGGCTCACCGCCCACGGGCAGCCGCTGGACGTGCTGCGCGCGCTGATCCCGGCCAGTCAGCGCCCCCGCTCGGCGGGCAGCGAGGACGGCAACCAGCTCTCGGCGTACCTGTGCGACCTGCCGCTGGGCGAGCCGGACCCGGTGCGGCGGCTGGCGCTCATCCACGAGGCCATGGACGCCAACAAGACGGCCGGCCCGCGCCGCGGCGCCGGGGCGCTGCCGGTGCTGGCCGGGCTGATCCCGCCCGCGCTGCACCGGTTCGCCGCGCCGCTGGCCGCGTATGCCGCGCCGCTGCTGTTCGACATCGTGGTGACCAGCGTGCCGCTGCCGCCGGTGCCGCTGCACCTGGGCGGCGGCCGCCTGGCCGAGCTGTACCCGATCGCGCCGCTGGCCAGCGGGCACGCGCTGGCGATCGGGCTGTCGCGTTACCGCGACGCCGTCCACATCGGCCTGTACGCCGACGGCGCCGCGCTGCCCGACATGGAGAAGCTCACCGAGGCCCTGCCCGCCGCGCTCGCCGAACTCGACGTCTGA
- a CDS encoding DoxX family protein yields MIYAFPPTATDVVKLLARIGFGVVFTAHGCQKLFTVGMAATTAGFKQMGLPLPGVAAWFAALVEFLGGMLLVLGLFTPIAGTLLFLNMLGAYLFVHIGKGLFVQDGGGELVIALGLGALLIAAVGAGRYSLDHWLLTRRAREPHHHRGPDHIP; encoded by the coding sequence ATGATCTACGCCTTCCCGCCGACCGCAACCGACGTGGTGAAACTGCTGGCCAGGATCGGGTTCGGGGTGGTGTTCACGGCGCACGGCTGCCAGAAGCTGTTCACCGTCGGCATGGCCGCCACCACCGCGGGCTTCAAGCAGATGGGCCTGCCGCTGCCCGGCGTCGCGGCGTGGTTCGCCGCGCTGGTCGAGTTCCTCGGCGGCATGCTGCTGGTGCTCGGCCTGTTCACGCCGATCGCGGGCACCCTGCTGTTCCTCAACATGCTCGGCGCGTACCTGTTCGTGCACATCGGCAAGGGCCTGTTCGTGCAGGACGGCGGCGGCGAGCTGGTCATCGCGCTCGGCCTGGGCGCGCTGCTGATCGCCGCCGTCGGCGCCGGCCGCTACAGCCTCGACCACTGGCTGCTCACCCGCCGCGCCCGCGAGCCGCACCACCACCGCGGCCCCGACCACATTCCGTGA